Part of the Oncorhynchus mykiss isolate Arlee chromosome 12, USDA_OmykA_1.1, whole genome shotgun sequence genome, TCTCAGGGTGTCATAATGGACTTCTGTTTGGCTGGGGGCCCTGGCCACAGTCCTGGTATAAAAGAGCCTTTGAGCAGAAGaggggctgctgctgctggcttTAGAGACATTATTCTCTGGTCACAGGATGTGTCGCTCCTGGAACCGACTCAAAGTGAGGTCACAAAGATTTTCTTGAGGGTGTACATGCTGGTGTATTTCTGAGAGCGCATTTCAAACGGATGCTTCATTCGATTTCGATACTGCCTTTCAACCCGATTCACATTTGAGATTTTTTCAGTTAACATTTAGGCTATGCCACATGCATTTCTTTCTTCTCCGTAATGAATCTAGATCTGAGTACCTCCATGACGATATCAAGAATAGAGAAAAATCTAACAGTTCTGATTGGTCTAATTAATTCTACACTCAACCAATGAGTTGAGCCAGAGTCAGAATACTTGAAAATTCGTCATTGGTTTTGCTTccctgattggttagagatgatccaatcacTGATTACTATGTTTTGTACAATACCCATCATTTTGACATTACCACAAATGACTTTAACGATGGCggtctcagactgaagtatgtatCAAACATAGAGAAGATGAAGAATTCAGTTTGAATCATCAGCCAACATTTAGGCTACATTGAGTGTATAATTAATTTTTTCAGATGTATGGAGACAGTTCTATCAAAAAAGCCACCGATAATGCTGTGGCAAATGGTTTCTTATTTAGATGTACCAAAACGTAGGCAGGATTGCATTTCCTCATTCTGTCGCCTGTTGGCTTTCTCTCTCACGAGTGATGTTGATTGAGTATCTGATAAGCAGAACACATGAGCACATGAGATTTGCTACTGAGATTAGGTCCCTCTGGGATAATgaatccaaatcaaattttattggtcacatacacgtgtttagcagatgttattgcaggtgtagcgaaatgcttgtgttaatAAAGACTACTCTACCTGTTCACCACTTGTTAGCTTAGCCAAATCCTAAAACTAGGCTAGTTTTTAAACACCCTCATCTGACAGAGTTTTGAGTGCCAAGGTTTTGGGGGTGGTTTCCGGGTGTCTACTTGCTACCTTTCCTGCTTTACCTGTTCACAACGACATATTGTCCCATTTTATGTCACTGAATGGGCCACACCCAGGCTCCACGTCAACACACTGCCTGCACACCTGTGGCCAGCTTCTATTGGTCTCACCTGTAGCTACCGCTTCTTCCTCCTTCACAGCAGAACTGAGCTGTGGGATGCTCATTGGTTGTACATAGACATTCTCTTCAGGATCTGCAAGCTAGTGTTCTTTCAGTGGTCTGCTATATGGACAGACGTCAGCCTTAAAGAAGAACGTCCTTGTGAGCAGAGATTCTATCATTATTTTCAGTTTTTTACAGGCAACCTGGATCTGAATGAAGCTGGTGTGTATTGTATACTGTTGTCTGGTGTGAAATCTCacattatttatttgaatgtttATGTACTGATTTGGTGTTTCACTGATGGCATGTTAAATCAAAACACCTAATCCATGTGACCTCTTCAAGGAGTTCTTCAGCGGTTGTGGGGTTGTTATAGTGCCGTCAGATTCTAAAGCTGCTATATTTCTAGATACACATGATGATTGAGAGTCGTGAGACTTGTGAAATATTCTGCAAGACTGATTGTCTATAGGATCGAGGCCAAAGTCACAACAACAATACATGGTTATCTAACTACTGGTGAGAGTGAGTgcgttgagtgagtgagtgggtgaaaaggaggcgaggagaggaatcaaggaaatacaaTTGAGATTCTACCTGTGTACTGTAGCTGAGGAGGGCAGCCTTTCCCTCAAATCAGACCTCTgacccctccattctcctctccttaACCTTTTCAGATCCCTCCCCCATGCCTGTTTCTCCAGGCTACACCCAACTGGAGCAGAATGATCCGTCTATGAACCCCCTGCGCATCTCAGTCGGAGGACTTCCCATGTTGGCCTCCATGACCAACACCCCAGACCCCCGATTCCGCCTCAATTTGAGGGCCATCGTAGCCCTGGTCCTGGCCATTGCCCTGGTCCTCCTCTACATGCACCTGAACCCAGGCTCCTACTCCGAGGTCCCCAGCTCCCGTAACTGGAAGTCTGGCCACACGGGGATGGCGGTGGACGAGGTGGCCGACCGCTACAATGACACTTACCCGCTCAGCACCCCCGAGCGGACGCCGCAGGGCACGCGCTACCGCATCGGGGTCATTGCCGATCTGGACACGGACTCGCGCAGCGACAAGAAGCTGACGTGGTTCAGCTACATGCGCCGGGGCCACCTGCTGGTGTCGGAGAGTGGCACCAAGGTGGCCGTGGAATGGGACGCGGAGAGGGTCCTGCTGGAGAGCCACCTGGCGGAGAAGGGCCGGGGCATGGAGCTGTCAGAGCTGGTGGTGTTCAACGGGAAGCTGTACAGCGTGGATGACCGAACGGGCGTGGTCTACCACATCGACGGCAGCAAGGCTGTGCCCTGGGTCATCCTGCCTGACGGGGACGGCTCCGTCTCCAAAGGTCAGTGAGGTAGATGAGCCAAATTCAAGTGCAGAATCGATTCCTaggcactcctgtagatctgaaaggGTTGAATAAGTATGAATTCTATGGTAATTGCTTCATCTTGCCTTCTAATAGGGTAGATTGAATTTTCACCATATTGCTGACACCTATTTAATCCCTCTCAGTGAATAtggagtaggggttaggggtggATTTGGGATTGTGTGAGTGTCTCACTGTGTAGACCAGGCAGGCAGATTTGGAACTTAATCTGTTTATTTACTCTAAGGGGTCTGTTGAAGAACCTCATCTGGGGTAGACCACAACCATGGAAATGGAATTTGTTGGATCTCATTCTCATTTGTAAACActggagtgtacaaaacattaagaacaccttcctaatattgaattgcaccctattttgccctcagaacagccttaattcgtcagggcatagactctacaagttgttgaaagtgttccacggggatgctggcccatgttgactccaatgcttcccactgttgtgtcaagttggctggatgtcccttgggtggtggaccattctttatacacactggaaactgttgatcATGAAAAATGTCTTGTCCATTCAGcccctgaatggcacacatacacagtccatgtctcaaggctgaaaaatccttctttaacctgtctcctccccttcagctacactgatttgaagtgtatttaacacaggacatcaataagggatcatagctttcacctggtcagtctatctcatggaacaagcaggtgttcctaatgttttgttcactcagtgtatgtgtCCTTTATTTGCCAAGTGGGAGAGTATATTTctcttaaatacttttttactcTTTGGTGCATTCAAAAGGTCTGTACAGTAGTTCAGTGAATCATAAAATCTTGATGTGTGTCCCAAtgaccctctttccctctttcaggGTTCAAAGCGGAGTGGCTAGCAGTAAAGGACGAGCACTTGTACGTGGGTGGCCTGGGGAAAGAGTGGACAACCACCACGGGGGAGGTGGTCAACAACAACCCTGAGTGGGTAAAGGTGGTGGGTCATCGGGGGGATGTGCAGCACCAGAACTGGGTCCCCAAGTACAACCTCCTGAGGTCCGCAGCTGGGATCGAACCTCCAGGTGAGAGCTGCAGGGTTGAAAATGCTAACCATGCTAACGCTAACTGCAAAGGCTATGCTGACTGTGTTAGCCTAGCATATACAGTTAGAGTTACCCCTGCAAACTATTAGCATTCTCTATGATATTCAGATTCTCATGACATTCTCTCCCCAGGTTACCTGATCCACGAGTCGGCCGCGTGGAGTGACAGCCTGCAGCGCTGGTTCTTCCTCCCACGCCGCGCTAGCAAAGAGCGCTACGACGAGACGGCCGACGAGCGCCGTGCTGCCAACCTCGTCCTCAGCTGCTCGCCAGACTTCAAGGACGTCACCGTGAACCGGGTGGGCCCGCATAACCCCACACACGGCTTCTCCTCTTTCAAGTTTGTCCCCAACACGGACGATCAGATCATCGTGGCTCTCAAGTCGGAGGAGGACGCTGGGAAAATCGCCTCGTACATAATGGCATTCACACTGGACGGCCAGATCCTGTTACCTGAAACCAAGATAGGAGACGTGAAGTATGAGGGTCTGGAGTTCATTTAGGAAACAAGGACATATAGTAGCTATGTGGAACATAGTTGTTGACATTCCCTGCACTCAAAAGTTAACTTGCTGCTTGTTAATTGACTGTGAAGACGACACGCAGCCCAATCGATCAATCACGGATCAGAAGCCATTTTGATGTGACCTGAGGTAAGCatcaaacggaagaaaacagactgaaacagggagggaggggctaCCTGTCATTTTTTCATTTTATGTTGCAAaacattaaaaaataataatttagttgcatgccctaatgaacTCAACTCAAGGTTTCAGGGCCAAGACATTATTTTCAGTAAATGGGAGCCGAGAGTAGCCTAGGCTACCTGAACAAAGTCCTCTAGTTGAGGATGTCCTCTTGATGGCCATCCTCTACCTAGGCCAACGGCTGTCTTGTAAAGTAATGTAGACTTTGTCAGAATGAATGTACAAATTATCAATTCATCTTAAACTGTGATTTAACTCATAAAATGCAGATACTGTACATCCAGGAACTAATGGATTTGTTGTATTTTCCCCCCAATGTATATCACAGTTTCGTCTTAGTTTTTACTACATAAAATCATATACTTCAGGACACTATACCCTAcgtcagggatcatcaactagttcAGCGGTGGGGTGATTTTGTTCTGGAGCGGATGGTCGgtgggccggaacataattacaaatcatttgtagaccgGAAATTGACCACATGAAGCCCAAACAGAGATATTTGACTAAAACGTGATCATTTCAAACcgtgcttacatttgtatatgatcacgtgtcTCTATTGTGCGGGGGAATACCtgggaacagatttccacaatgaaaatcacttggagaagatttgctggtgtttttagtcttttatgtccaacaatgaaaatacaAAAAATGAAAACCTGCTTTATGTGGCTCCATTGACCTtttatgaaaatatgttttttaaaggAATATAGAACAAGAGCAGAATCTCACATCATCCTGTTTTGTTTTACTGCTGTTTGTTGAGTAAAATCTATCTCGATACACCCTGAGTCTTTTATTGGGGGAGGTTGGAAAACATACAAAATCAAGAGACGTTAACCTCAAAGAAGATTACTAGTTAATCTGCAATATGTAATTATCACAATTTAGGTTGGGTACTATGAATATACCTTGTTATTAATTAGCACGTGTGTGTTATTATCATGTCATATGGATGTGCACTTACAAAGCATTTGTCATTTGTTCAATGCTATTTATTCTGAAAATTGATTGTACATAATACAAATGTATAAAATCATTTTATGTTTAGGTTAGGGTCAGGAtttagggttaggatttagggtcaggatttagggttaggatttaggGTCAGGATTTAGGGTCAGCCATTGTTTTTTCTTGTCCAAGGTTGATGAGATTAGGCTTGACCTAATCCTTGATCTCTCTTGGTTTAGTCAGTCTTATCTATTGGGGATCAAACTAAAACAATATCTACAAGCTGTGCAACCAGCCCCTCTGTGAGGTCACACTAAATCTAGAGAATCCAGTTGCATGTGTGCAGTTTTGATGACGTTAGTAAATACTTTCACCCCTGTGGCtgtagcctagttaaataaaggttcaataaaaatccAATATATATCTAAGCAGTGTCATTTTACAAGGGTTTTAAAAGAACCACGACGCACACAGCAAGACACCAAGAGGCAAGATATTTAACAATCTGAATGTCAAATGTCTCTGAAAACCCTAGATTAACTATTGTCCTTAGTGCTGAATAAAATGTTTGCTTTTATATTGGATTATATTGGATATACTTGATTGTCTGTTGTACACAAATTGACTTTATGAACAGAAAATGGATTTTGTTGAAAATCAACTAAATGTGCTATGGTTTCTTATCAATACACTGTCTGGAGTGGGAAAAGCACGTTCACTAGATACAGTGATCCAACATGGTCATTTTTGTGTAGAATACAATTTTGCTACATTTTTACGAATAAAACACATTTGAGTTGTAATTAATTTATTGCATCAGCTAAACCTATTCATGGTGGTTGTTATTGTTGTGGAAGATGGTATAAtattgtaatgacctgactagatcataaaggaacaattgtccagacagaggtttgagtttacgaattgacggtttaaaaccaactttacacaggctaGTGTTTGGCTGTAGCCCACGCCAAATGAATGAAAGATAACCCACAAGCCAACTGTGACCTCTTGTGAAGCCCAGacataagagagagaacaaaggctaaacttggtcttaacttccaatgctccatccccctgcccaacccccccccccctccacgccactccgccaaccaccaggatgcccggtatcagaacattccaggcattcccgtgattggcagatagcaggttgattggcatgttgGACCCCGCaaacactgggtactggtaagtacatcacaaccacctactagcctaacacataacacacTGTATGTGCGGGTCGCTACAATATATAGACATTAAAGCTTTAGGCCAATGGTTTTGCTCCTGGATGTGGGGAGATGGGCCTATATAGAAGACCCCTTTTGGCTCAAGAGCACCCCTAGAGGCAAAAGTTAATATGGTTAATACCATGAGGCAAAAACACATGGGCTAGACTGTGAGAACCCTCACTCTTTTGCTTGTCTGTTTGTCAGTTTCCCAAGCTGGTTGGTGAAAATGCTGAGGCCTTGAATCACTCCTCTGTGGCTGCTGTTGCTTCTCCATGTCCCTGGACTCTGCAACATGGAATCTATTCAGTGAGTTCCCTGTAGCCTGGATTGTACTGTCTAGTCAACTCCTATGGTTATTGTCATGCCACATGCCATGGccatacaacacaaacagatctgggaccaggataaGTTCAGTTGGCCAACGACACAATGAAATCTGATATTTCCATTTCTCTATTCATCACACATAAGTCATGTTAATTTGTGAATTACGTTGTTAGTAGGACAATGACATGATTTCTATTTTTTGGAGTAGACTTCCCTATGATCAGGCATCAGCCAAtcatgtggtgtactcctcaagcTCAAGTTCCACTCCAGCCCCAGACTATGTCAACTCATTCACAACACCAAACCACAATAGTGTGATTTACCAGACGAAGGAAACCAACCCCACCAGTTGGTCAGCAAGATTCTTTAAGAACCAACGAGAATGTTCCAGGTGTATTTCCTTCCCCactgccagtctctctctccaaagCAGCCTCAGACAAAACCAGACCAACAGTGTTTACTTCCGCAACCGACTGCTCCTAACATGTGAGGGCAGGTATGTCTTTCACGTCCAGGACTTCAAGAACGACATGGCCCAGATCCCTACTAACAGCAGTCTGGCCCTGTCCTACCCCTGTCCTGAAGGCCAGTATGACCTTCGCTTTGTGGTGAGACCAGAATACATCTGATAGCACTGCCTGGCACAGATGCAACAATGCtcctaacacacatccacaaatCTAATAATTCTGCCCTGCTGCCAATCGGTTTTTAATAAGAGTTTGAAATGACAGTACTGTAGTTTTGGAAATACAATATCTGATTGATTTGGTTACATACGCTGAAAGCATATCCAAATGTATCACTGTTCGTAGATTAAAATTATGCAAAACGCTATATTAACATGAAATGTGTGCATGCACTTGAATAAAATGCATTTGAACATACAGGGATGAGGATTATGCTTTTTTCATGTCTATTATTCCTCCACTAGATGGGGTCGTTCCTTCAATCATATTCAGTTGGAAATACTCAGTATGGAGGCTGAAAGAGGAATTGGGTTAAAAAGTATGAGTTCCTCTTTGACCAAACTACTCTCTGACACTATCTGAGACCTTCAGTTTCTAGGAGCACATAATTATCACAGTACTGGACGCCTGGATACTCTAAAGGATTAGAACCATACAATTACTGGAACAGACGTTTACATTTAAGTCAACGACCCATGATGGGTGGCCCGGCGGCCATTTTAAGTGTACCAGTCAAATTGCTGTGGTCTGAGGGGATTTATCCTATTTAGTAAT contains:
- the LOC110487066 gene encoding soluble calcium-activated nucleotidase 1 isoform X1 — protein: MTVGQHSGRRRRRRKDPSPMPVSPGYTQLEQNDPSMNPLRISVGGLPMLASMTNTPDPRFRLNLRAIVALVLAIALVLLYMHLNPGSYSEVPSSRNWKSGHTGMAVDEVADRYNDTYPLSTPERTPQGTRYRIGVIADLDTDSRSDKKLTWFSYMRRGHLLVSESGTKVAVEWDAERVLLESHLAEKGRGMELSELVVFNGKLYSVDDRTGVVYHIDGSKAVPWVILPDGDGSVSKGFKAEWLAVKDEHLYVGGLGKEWTTTTGEVVNNNPEWVKVVGHRGDVQHQNWVPKYNLLRSAAGIEPPGYLIHESAAWSDSLQRWFFLPRRASKERYDETADERRAANLVLSCSPDFKDVTVNRVGPHNPTHGFSSFKFVPNTDDQIIVALKSEEDAGKIASYIMAFTLDGQILLPETKIGDVKYEGLEFI
- the LOC110487066 gene encoding soluble calcium-activated nucleotidase 1 isoform X2 — translated: MPVSPGYTQLEQNDPSMNPLRISVGGLPMLASMTNTPDPRFRLNLRAIVALVLAIALVLLYMHLNPGSYSEVPSSRNWKSGHTGMAVDEVADRYNDTYPLSTPERTPQGTRYRIGVIADLDTDSRSDKKLTWFSYMRRGHLLVSESGTKVAVEWDAERVLLESHLAEKGRGMELSELVVFNGKLYSVDDRTGVVYHIDGSKAVPWVILPDGDGSVSKGFKAEWLAVKDEHLYVGGLGKEWTTTTGEVVNNNPEWVKVVGHRGDVQHQNWVPKYNLLRSAAGIEPPGYLIHESAAWSDSLQRWFFLPRRASKERYDETADERRAANLVLSCSPDFKDVTVNRVGPHNPTHGFSSFKFVPNTDDQIIVALKSEEDAGKIASYIMAFTLDGQILLPETKIGDVKYEGLEFI